ACGTAAGAATATCCTAGGTCTCCTCTAAAAAGGTTCGATATATATTTTATGTACTGAACAAAAATCGGTTGGTCAAGGCCATATTTCGCTTTAAGAGCTTGCACTACCTCTTGTGACGGTTGTTCTATTCCAGTCATTATGGTTGCCGGATCACCCGGTGCGAGGTGAATCACAAAAAAGTTTAAGGTCATTACCATAAATATGAGAATAACCGCTGCAACAATCCTTCTGGCCAGAAATCTTCCGAAGTGGTTCATCTTTATTATTCCCCCTTTAATTACTAAAAAAAGGGGCCACCACAGAGAAGATGAAATATGGTGGTCCCTTTTAATAAGCTATCTTAATTACTTATCAAGCCATACTTTCGCATAATTGTTATATCCAACAACTCCGGTTAATTCGTATGGTAATCCTTTTACGTAATCTTTATGAACATTTCTACTTGCCACTTCACCTATTACATACATAGGAAGGTCTTGTGAAAGAATTTCCTGAACTTTGAAGTAGTATTCCGCTCTTTCCTTTATATCCGACAGCTCCCCAGCCTTTTGGAGTAAAGTATCTACTTCCTCGTTAGAATATCCCATTACGTTTATATCCCCATCACTACCGACTCTGAGTTTCAAGTTGTCAGGATCCGGACCTTGAAAACCATCAAGCTCTGTTATATCGAAGTCTTTTGCTTTGAGAACTTTTTCAATATACGCTGCTATTTCATATTCTTCCAGTTTTACCTTTATACCCACTTTGTCGAGTTGTTCTTTAATAACTGTAGCCATATCTCTCCATTCCTGGCCTTGGAAATATACCAACACTGCCTCAAATCTGTATCCATCAGCCTGTCGTGGGTACCCAGCTTCATCTAATAGTTTCTCCGCCAGTTGTGGGTTATATTCAGGCATTTTTGCGTTAGGATTGTATGCCCAAGGAATAGCCGGAGTGTAAAAACCTTCTGCAACTTCTCCATACTTTATTGCTTTGTCGAATATTTCTTTTCTATTTAGGGCATATGCTACTGCAAATCTGACTTTCTTATCGTGGAAAGGAGATTCTCTTCCACCAATATTAAATGCTATGTAATACCTACTTGGTGCTGGTTTCATCTTTACTACGACCCCAGGTATTCTTTTGAGAATTGAAATCTGAGCATTACTCACATTTCCATCATAATCGACCTCTCCATTCAGGAAAGCTTGAAGTGCAGTATTTTCGTCTGGCAGTATTTTGAAAACGATTTTGTCGACATAAGGTTCTCCCAAAAAGTAATCCGGATTCTTTTCAACAGTTACATGATCGCCCTTCACCCATTCTACAAACTTGAATGGACCGGTACCAACAGGGTTCTGATTATGTGGGTTGCTAAGCCAATCAACCGGCGAACCGTTCTCAGTGATATCGTAGAGATGTTGAGGCATGATCCACGTTCCATACCACGCTAGGAATCCTAAGAAAGGTGCATATGGTCTGGACAGTTTGATAACCACGGTATATTCATCCGGTGTCTCAATATTCTCAACATCTACAAGGTTCTTCCAAGCTGGGGCTTCTTTATGCGTTCGTATCTGATTCAGCGTCCATGCAACGTCTGCAGAAGTAAAGGGATATCCATCATGCCATTTAACACCCTTCCTTAGATGGAAAGTGTAGGTCAAACCATCTTCTGACACTTCCCAACTCTCAGCCAGATCAGGTATAACATTATAGTCCGCATCAAGTGTTATTAGTTTGCTGAAGATACATCCGTAAATCCCGCTACCTGCATCGTCTACTTTTGCATCTGGGTTAAACGAAATAGGATCTCCCCAGTGCGCGATTATAAAAGTACCGCCTTTTTTCGGTGTTCCTCCTGCAAGTAACACAACTGACAGCACGACTACTAATAAAAAAGCAAAACACTTCTTCACAGCTCACACCCCCTACTTAGGAATAGGAATGTAATATTAATTGCTCAAAACTGCTTCACCATTAATTAGAACTTTTTCAATTTTCGTACCGAGTTTTAGTGGATGACCACTACAAATCACAATATCTGCATCTTTTCCAACTTCCAAACTACCTACTTTTTCGTCAATCCCAAGAATTCTTGCAGGATTTATTGTTATCGTTTTCAGCGCCTCATCGTAATCAAGTCCATTTCTAACAAGAACGGAAGCTGAAAACCGTAAATGCTTTTGAGGTACAACTGGATGATCTGTCATTAAAGCTACAAGTACTCCCTTTTTTGCAAGTTCCACAGGTATCTTGTCGTTAACATACCGATAATAGGAGAAAGTTCTTGAAATGAGCACGGGACCGTACACTACCGGAATTCCAGAATCAAAAATCTCGTCAGTGACAAGGTCACCACCAAAAACATGGTCAATGCTTGCATTTATTCCAAATTCTTTTATCAACCCAATTATTGACCTTATTTCGTCCGGATATAGAGAAAGATGAATTTTCGCGGGCATTTCTCCTTTTAAAACCTTTGCCACAACCTCGTATTCATACTTTTTATCATCATCAATTTTCAGTTG
This genomic interval from Kosmotoga pacifica contains the following:
- a CDS encoding ABC transporter substrate-binding protein, which gives rise to MKKCFAFLLVVVLSVVLLAGGTPKKGGTFIIAHWGDPISFNPDAKVDDAGSGIYGCIFSKLITLDADYNVIPDLAESWEVSEDGLTYTFHLRKGVKWHDGYPFTSADVAWTLNQIRTHKEAPAWKNLVDVENIETPDEYTVVIKLSRPYAPFLGFLAWYGTWIMPQHLYDITENGSPVDWLSNPHNQNPVGTGPFKFVEWVKGDHVTVEKNPDYFLGEPYVDKIVFKILPDENTALQAFLNGEVDYDGNVSNAQISILKRIPGVVVKMKPAPSRYYIAFNIGGRESPFHDKKVRFAVAYALNRKEIFDKAIKYGEVAEGFYTPAIPWAYNPNAKMPEYNPQLAEKLLDEAGYPRQADGYRFEAVLVYFQGQEWRDMATVIKEQLDKVGIKVKLEEYEIAAYIEKVLKAKDFDITELDGFQGPDPDNLKLRVGSDGDINVMGYSNEEVDTLLQKAGELSDIKERAEYYFKVQEILSQDLPMYVIGEVASRNVHKDYVKGLPYELTGVVGYNNYAKVWLDK
- a CDS encoding amidohydrolase, which produces MIAVVGGKIWTGTGKNIDDGLVLIENSKISYVGPMKELSPDVEIIDAKDKFVTPGFIDAHSHIGLIPEGLDWEYSDVNDVSGPVTPQMRAIDALNFYDPAFKDAIGGGVTTVYTGPGSANVICGVGLIMKTSGEIVKSEAALKMASGPKRNQDRKSNQPYPTTRMGTIALMRSVFRSVREWMNGQLKIDDDKKYEYEVVAKVLKGEMPAKIHLSLYPDEIRSIIGLIKEFGINASIDHVFGGDLVTDEIFDSGIPVVYGPVLISRTFSYYRYVNDKIPVELAKKGVLVALMTDHPVVPQKHLRFSASVLVRNGLDYDEALKTITINPARILGIDEKVGSLEVGKDADIVICSGHPLKLGTKIEKVLINGEAVLSN